The sequence below is a genomic window from Desulfobulbaceae bacterium.
CCCATTGCTTCAGCAGCTTCACCCGAACCATGAATTGCGCGTAATGCTCTGCCCACTCGGGAGTTAATAAGGTTAAGCAGCAGAACAACTCCAATAACCAATATACCGCAGGCAATATAGTAATTGGGCACCCGGGAAGAGAAACTGCCGCTTACTTCCAGGCCAGGCAATAGTTCAAAGCCTGGCACACTCGAGATACCATCGGCCTCGCCAAAAAAACTAGAGGCCAAGGCAACTCGATATATGATTGTTCCAAAGCCAAGTGTGGCCATCGCCAGATAATGGCCTTTTAATTTCAAGACAGGGATACCAATGGCAAAAGCGATAACAATGGTCAGCCACACTGCGATAATAAAGGCACTCCACGGCGGGAACGTCAACAGGTTCCCGCCATAAAGATCCTGCCCGGCAACGAGAAATCCGCATTTTTTCAAGAAAATGACCAGCGCAGAGTCAGTATACTGGGCGAAGTTATGGGTGGTAAGAGCAGCTGAAACATAACCGCCAATACCAAAAAAACCGGCATGCCCCAGCGAAATCTGCCCTGCATAGCCCATGACCAGACACAAACCGACAATAACTAATGCGTAGTAAGCGGACATCGTTAACTGAGTCAGATAAAATGCCTTGCCAGACCAGTGACAAAGGAGCTGTATTCCTATCATGGTGAGAAGCATGGCGATGATGGCAAAAATATTCTTTCTGGTCATCAAAACTCCTTTAAGCGCGCCGCTTCACTACTGCCAAAGATACCATGTGGCCGAACAAAAAGAATAATCAGGAGGATTGCAATGGAGATCGCATCTTGAAAGGCAAGTGGCACAATCGATATACTGAATGACTCAATTACACCGAGAAGAAGTCCTGCCGCAACGGCAGCCATACTATTTCCAAGTCCACCGATTATTGCAACAGTAAAACCTTTTATGGCCAGTCCCGTTCCACTGTCATACTCGGTATAGGTTATCGGCGAAACAACACAACCTGCCAGAGCGCCAATACCAGCGCTTAACATAAACGACAGGGTGACCATGTTTTTAGTGTTGATACCACACAGGGTTGCCGCAACCCTATTAGAAGCACAGGCCCGCATCTCCTGGCCCAAGGATGTAAACTTAAAGAACACACTCAAGAACAGTACAATAACAGAACAGGTTCCTATAACCCAGAGAACCTGGGGCGAAATATTGGTCCCCAATATCTGAACCGAGGTTATCTCGTTACCGATAAAATATGGTAGAGCGCGGACAGTATCTCCCCAAAAATGAAGTGCCGCCTCCCTGGTTAAGATTGAAATACCAATAGTGATAATAATCAATCGCAGGACGGAAGGTTTATCAAGCCAGCGGATAAAAACAATTTCAATCAAGGCGCCGATGACCATAGTGATCATCACCGAACAGAAAATAGCAATTGGCAGGGGTAAAAAAGAGTTGAAGGTAATCGCAAACATGCCCCCCAACATAACAAACTCACCCTGGGCAAAGTTGATTATGCCCGTAGTGTTATAAATAATATTAAAACCAATAGCAACGATGGCATAGATAATACCATAAGTAACCCCGGCAAAAAGATATTGAGTAAAAAGTTCTACAGTCATTACGATAATTAGGGCCGCAGATTAAGGGTGAACATTAAAAAATACTTAGGATACAACAAAAGACAGAGCAACAAAGAATAAGGGGCAGGGCAAAAAGCCCAACCCCTTATCGATACGGGCATATCAAGCAGGAAAATTATTTCAGCAGGGTAAACTTTCCGTCTTTTACTGTCCACATGGCAAAGGCATCAATATCAAGACCATTATGATCTTCGGGAGTGAAGTTAAATACACCGCCGGTTCCAGCAAAGCCTTTCATGTTCTCAATAGCATCGCGAACTTTTTCACGGTCTGGTCCAACTTCTAGGATAGCCTTGCAGAGAATCTTAAAGGCATCATAACCGTGACCGCCAAAAGTACTGGCAGGCTCGTTGTATTTACTCTCATAGTCACTTTTGTACTTTAACAATACAGCCTTTTGAGGATCGCCATCAGGTAAAATTTCCGGGGCCAAAAGACGTCCCGCAGGAAAGATTATTCCTTCAGATGCCGCACCGCCAGCCTCAACATATTTGATGTTGCCAAAACCATGGCTCTGAAAGAGAGGTACATCCCACCCGGCCTGACGCATGTTTTTAGCAAGAATACCCTGGGCCGGAACAATAGACCAGTTGACAACAGCTTGAATATCTTTGTTAGCCATCAACTTCGCTACCACTGAAGAGAGATCGGTAGACTTTTTGTCGTAAACCTCTGAAAGCAGAATCTCTATACCAAACTCAGGGGCAAGAGCCTCAAGTTGTTCCTTTCCGGCATTACCAAAACCAGTATTACCAGATAAGACCGCAATCTTTGAGATTCCACGCTCCTTCATGGCGCTATAAATTTTCTGGACAGCGTGACTATCTTTTTGAGGGGTTTTAAACACATATTTCGCAACAGGGTTGACAATAACCTGGGCTGCTGCACAGGAAATAAGAATCGTTTTACCTTCCTCAGCAATATTCTTTATCTTCATGGTCTCCCCGCTGGTGGAAGGCCCTAAGATTGCAAACACTTGTTCTTCTTCGATAAGCTGCTTGGCAAAGGAGATCGCCTTTTCCGGACTTCCGCCGGAATCCTTAATGATCAACTCTATTTTATCGCCATTCAGACCACCGTTAGCGTTGAGTTCTTCTGCCAGCATCTCTATTGTCCGGGCCTCAGGGCCACCGAGAAATGATGCCCCGCCGGTTACAGCCAGGATTGCACCAACCTTGATGCTTTTCGCAAAAGCATTGACCGGTACAGATAAGGCCATTGCAACAAAAGCAACAGCACACCATTGAGTGAATCGATTGTTACACTGTTTTCCCATTTTCCCCTCCTAAACGTTAATAAAAGATGCTTCGTATATTTTTACAAAGCGGATAAAATCACTTCCTGATCAGAAACCGTCAGGCAAGACGGAAAAAGATTTAAATCGCGTAGACTTCCTCTCCCGTCAAGATGCGAAGACCAGCCTTCTGCAGGGCCGCAATTGCAAGGTCGACCTCGTCAAAACGGAATATAATCAAACCTGTTTGTCCGCTTCGTTGAGCAAATGCATACATATATTCAACATTCAAATTAGCAGCTTTAATGACCTTTAATGTCCCTGCCAACCCACCAGGGTGATCTGGTACTTCGACCACAAGGACCTCAGTCTTACCAACTGTAAAACCATTTTCCTTTAAAATCTTTTTGGCTTTGTCGTTATCATTGACAATTAAGCGCAGGATTCCAAAATCGGCTGTGTCGGCAAGAGAAAGTGCCCGAATATTAATACCATTCTCTGCCAGAATTGCTGTAATTTCAGCTAAACGTCCTGACCTGTTTTCCAAAAAAATAGCTATCTGTTCGACCTTCATCATCCCTCCTTGAGAGTGTTTGTAGCACCTGCAGATCAACTCTTTTATACAAACGTCTACCGTCTGTCACTCAAATAAATAGCCATGTTGTTTCCTGAGGGCTTCTAAATTTTCCGTTTATCAATAACGCGCTGAGCCTTGCCTTCGCTACGTGCGATGGTTTTTGGTTCAACCAAAGATATCTTACAGGATGAGCCAATCAGATCTTTAATCTCGGCCTGAATCCGTTTGCTCAAACCCTCAAGTTTCTTTATTTCATCCGAAAAAACACTTTCACTGACTTCGACCTGAACCTCCATGGTGTCCATCGAACCCTGGCGGTCTACTATGATCTGGTAATGGGGTTCGACACCTTCAACACTCATTAGTACATGCTCAATCTGCGAAGGGAAAACGTTGACCCCGCGAATAATCAGCATGTCATCGGTGCGACCAGTAACCTTCGGCATTCGCATAAATGACCTGCCGCAGGAACAAGGTGTATCAATAAGCCGGGAAATATCTTTGGTTCGGTAACGAATCACCGGAAAAGCCGTTTTAGTGAGGGTAGTAAAAACAAGTTCGCCCTCTTCACCGACAGCAAGCGGCTCAAAGGTATCTCTATCGACAATTTCGGGCAGGAAATGATCTTCAAAAATATGGAGTCCTTTTTGTTCTTCAATACACCCAACCGCAACACCCGGGCCGATAATCTCACTCAAGCCATAAATATCAATAGCCTTTAAGGATAGTTTCCTCTCAAGCTCTTCACGCATATTCTCGCTCCAGGGCTCGGCCCCGAAAATACCTACCTTAAGTGCCAGCGATGCCGGATCAATTCCGGCATCGGCAATTGCCTCGGCCAAATTCAAGGCATAGGAGGGTGTCGAGAGCAAGACGGTAGAACCAAAATCCTGCATGATGGTGATCTGGCGCTTAGTCTGTCCTCCGGAAATAGGAATGACTGTGGCGCCGAGCTCTTCAGCACCATAATGAGCACCAAGCCCTCCGGTAAACAACCCGTAGCCATAGGCGTTTTGAATCATATCACTTTTAGTGACTCCAGCGGCAGAGAGGCTTCTTGCCATTAAACCGGCCCACAGTTTAATATCTTCCTTAGTGTAACCGACAACTGTCGGTTTACCCGTAGTGCCAGAGGACGCATGAACACGAACCACGTCATCCATCGGTACAGTGAACAGACCGAAAGGATAGTTCTTTCGCAAATCCTCCTTGGTCGTAAACGGCAGTTTGCGGATATCTTCAAGAGTTTTAATATCCTGTGGAACTACCCCAGCGGCATCCATTTTGCCTTTATAGTAGGGAACTTTCTCATACACACGCGCAACAAGTTTTTGCAGACGATCCAGCTGCAAAATCTGCAGTTGGTCCCGAGACAAAGTTTCCTGATCACTGAAAATCATCTATTTTCTCCAAATGTCCTTTTAAAAAATGACACAAACTTGCTTTGCACAAATTCAAAAAACACAGATACAGATTCTGAGTTAAAAAAAGCCATGTGAGTCAGCAGCAAATAGTTCAGGCCAGTGCGGCCTTTCGTCCTGCGGCAAAGGCCTTCAGGTTTAGATCTAAAATTTTCGCCGGCAACTTATCCTTCATCACCTTGACAAAGGTTTCTTCGGCTACAGGCAGGTATGCAGACAATGCTCCAACAAGGGCAATATTGGCAGCTCGAATCTCACCAACACCTTTGGCAATCTCAAAACCGTTAACGGGTAAAACATAGATACCATTGGCTTCAATCAAGTCAATCAGCCTATCGGGATAGATTGCATTACCTGTTGCAACCACTGGCGGTGCGATAGTATGCGTATTAACAACCACCTTTGTTCCCGGATGCATAAAAGGAAGATACCGTGCCGCCTCCATCATTTCAAAGGCCACAACATAGTCAGCCTGCCCCGGATCAATTAACGGTGAATAAACCTTAGCACCAAAGCGTAAGTTGGCCACAACAGACCCGCCGCGCTGAGCCATGCCATGTACTTCACTTTTTTTGGCATCTAACCCCTCTTCAAGCAAGGCATAGGCAGTGACCTCGCTTGCCAGTAGAATTCCCTGCCCCCCTACACCACAAAAAAGAATATTTCCTGCTGCCTTCATGCGCTTTCCTCCCCTGCTCTGGTGATAGCCTCGAACTTACAGAGCTGCGCGCATTGCCCACAACCATTACACATCTCGCTTATCCGTGTATAACCTTTTTGTTTTTCCTTAAAACCAAGTTCCCGAGCCTGCTGCTCAGTTACCGGCACCCAGTTAAGAGCAGGGCAACCCAAACGCAGACAGGATTTACAGCCCGTACAAGATTTCGGATCAATCGTATACGGTTGTTTAACTCGTCTCTTTTCTTCAGGCAGCAACACACATGGAGACTTAGTAATTACCACTGAGGGGCCGTCAAACTCAATCGCTTCTTTAAGCGCCGTCTCTGTTTCGCCAAGATGATGGGGATTAACTTCTACGACATGTTTTACACCAAGGGCATGACAGAGATTTTTTATATCAATACTATGGGTTGGTTCACCCATAAGTGTCTGCCCTGATGCCGGATTGTGCTGATGACCAGTCATACCGGTAATGCGGTTATCTAAAATGACCACAGTGGAGCATCCTTTATTGTAGACCACGTTTACTAGACCGGTAAGGCCTGAGTGAAAAAAGGTTGAGTCTCCAAGGACAGCAACAACCTTACCCTTAGCTTCAAGTCCCAGGGCTTTTTCCATACCATGAGCAATTCCGATACTTGCCCCCATACAAACACATGAATCCATTGCCGATAGCGGCGGCAAAAAGCCTAAAGTGTAACAGCCAATATCGCCCGACACAAAAACCTTTAATTTTTTCAGACTATAAAACAACCCTCTATGAGGACATCCGGCACACATATTGGGCGGTCTTAGCGGCAACTCTTCGGGAGAAAACAGTGCAGGGCTCTCTTTTTGGAAGGCCTTTTTCAAAATAAATGAATTTAACTCGCCAATTGCAGGCACGATCTCCTTCCCCGTACATTTGATGCCCATTGCCTTGACATGTGTTTCAATAAAGGGATCGAGTTCCTCAACAATAAACAGCTCATCTACTTTGGAAGCAAAATCACTGATCATCAGTTTAGGAAAAGGATAGACCATGCCTAATTTCAATACAGAGGCCTCAGGAAAAGCCTCTTTAACGTAGAGATAGGAGATACCACTGGTGATGATCCCTATTTTCACATCTGCCATTTCAATTTTATTGTAAGCAAAGGTCTCAGCAAAGGTCTCCAATTTTTGCTGGCGCTCAGCAA
It includes:
- a CDS encoding branched-chain amino acid ABC transporter permease, which encodes MTRKNIFAIIAMLLTMIGIQLLCHWSGKAFYLTQLTMSAYYALVIVGLCLVMGYAGQISLGHAGFFGIGGYVSAALTTHNFAQYTDSALVIFLKKCGFLVAGQDLYGGNLLTFPPWSAFIIAVWLTIVIAFAIGIPVLKLKGHYLAMATLGFGTIIYRVALASSFFGEADGISSVPGFELLPGLEVSGSFSSRVPNYYIACGILVIGVVLLLNLINSRVGRALRAIHGSGEAAEAMG
- a CDS encoding ACT domain-containing protein, translating into MKVEQIAIFLENRSGRLAEITAILAENGINIRALSLADTADFGILRLIVNDNDKAKKILKENGFTVGKTEVLVVEVPDHPGGLAGTLKVIKAANLNVEYMYAFAQRSGQTGLIIFRFDEVDLAIAALQKAGLRILTGEEVYAI
- a CDS encoding branched-chain amino acid ABC transporter permease, producing the protein MTVELFTQYLFAGVTYGIIYAIVAIGFNIIYNTTGIINFAQGEFVMLGGMFAITFNSFLPLPIAIFCSVMITMVIGALIEIVFIRWLDKPSVLRLIIITIGISILTREAALHFWGDTVRALPYFIGNEITSVQILGTNISPQVLWVIGTCSVIVLFLSVFFKFTSLGQEMRACASNRVAATLCGINTKNMVTLSFMLSAGIGALAGCVVSPITYTEYDSGTGLAIKGFTVAIIGGLGNSMAAVAAGLLLGVIESFSISIVPLAFQDAISIAILLIILFVRPHGIFGSSEAARLKEF
- the iorA gene encoding indolepyruvate ferredoxin oxidoreductase subunit alpha — encoded protein: MARNNELWLSGNEAIALGAFEAGVKVASGYPGTPSTEILENLSKYEGVYTEWAPNEKVGIEVAIGSSFAGVRVLSTMKHVGMNVAADPLFTASYTGGRAGLVIINADDPEMHSSQNEQDNRNYAFAAKVPMLEPSDPAEAKEFVKLAFDISEEFDVPVIVRTTTRIAHVKGLVAEGEMLKSGVEPGIEKMPAKFVMLPGNARNRRKVIAERQQKLETFAETFAYNKIEMADVKIGIITSGISYLYVKEAFPEASVLKLGMVYPFPKLMISDFASKVDELFIVEELDPFIETHVKAMGIKCTGKEIVPAIGELNSFILKKAFQKESPALFSPEELPLRPPNMCAGCPHRGLFYSLKKLKVFVSGDIGCYTLGFLPPLSAMDSCVCMGASIGIAHGMEKALGLEAKGKVVAVLGDSTFFHSGLTGLVNVVYNKGCSTVVILDNRITGMTGHQHNPASGQTLMGEPTHSIDIKNLCHALGVKHVVEVNPHHLGETETALKEAIEFDGPSVVITKSPCVLLPEEKRRVKQPYTIDPKSCTGCKSCLRLGCPALNWVPVTEQQARELGFKEKQKGYTRISEMCNGCGQCAQLCKFEAITRAGEESA
- a CDS encoding phenylacetate--CoA ligase, whose translation is MIFSDQETLSRDQLQILQLDRLQKLVARVYEKVPYYKGKMDAAGVVPQDIKTLEDIRKLPFTTKEDLRKNYPFGLFTVPMDDVVRVHASSGTTGKPTVVGYTKEDIKLWAGLMARSLSAAGVTKSDMIQNAYGYGLFTGGLGAHYGAEELGATVIPISGGQTKRQITIMQDFGSTVLLSTPSYALNLAEAIADAGIDPASLALKVGIFGAEPWSENMREELERKLSLKAIDIYGLSEIIGPGVAVGCIEEQKGLHIFEDHFLPEIVDRDTFEPLAVGEEGELVFTTLTKTAFPVIRYRTKDISRLIDTPCSCGRSFMRMPKVTGRTDDMLIIRGVNVFPSQIEHVLMSVEGVEPHYQIIVDRQGSMDTMEVQVEVSESVFSDEIKKLEGLSKRIQAEIKDLIGSSCKISLVEPKTIARSEGKAQRVIDKRKI
- a CDS encoding indolepyruvate oxidoreductase subunit beta, with amino-acid sequence MKAAGNILFCGVGGQGILLASEVTAYALLEEGLDAKKSEVHGMAQRGGSVVANLRFGAKVYSPLIDPGQADYVVAFEMMEAARYLPFMHPGTKVVVNTHTIAPPVVATGNAIYPDRLIDLIEANGIYVLPVNGFEIAKGVGEIRAANIALVGALSAYLPVAEETFVKVMKDKLPAKILDLNLKAFAAGRKAALA
- a CDS encoding ABC transporter substrate-binding protein; its protein translation is MGKQCNNRFTQWCAVAFVAMALSVPVNAFAKSIKVGAILAVTGGASFLGGPEARTIEMLAEELNANGGLNGDKIELIIKDSGGSPEKAISFAKQLIEEEQVFAILGPSTSGETMKIKNIAEEGKTILISCAAAQVIVNPVAKYVFKTPQKDSHAVQKIYSAMKERGISKIAVLSGNTGFGNAGKEQLEALAPEFGIEILLSEVYDKKSTDLSSVVAKLMANKDIQAVVNWSIVPAQGILAKNMRQAGWDVPLFQSHGFGNIKYVEAGGAASEGIIFPAGRLLAPEILPDGDPQKAVLLKYKSDYESKYNEPASTFGGHGYDAFKILCKAILEVGPDREKVRDAIENMKGFAGTGGVFNFTPEDHNGLDIDAFAMWTVKDGKFTLLK